A genomic segment from Bradyrhizobium sp. CB1015 encodes:
- the rnpA gene encoding ribonuclease P protein component, producing the protein MDRLRQRADFLAVANGARVNSPAFVLQSRRRDDSGPVRIGFTVTKKNGNAPERNRIRRRLRELVKRLDPTSMQPHHDYVLVGRRDALSRDFATMLDDLRIAFTKPARHTAKARGHRPGHAAATSRKPD; encoded by the coding sequence ATGGATCGGCTGAGGCAGCGGGCGGATTTCCTCGCCGTTGCCAATGGCGCGCGGGTGAATAGTCCCGCGTTCGTCCTGCAAAGCCGCCGCCGCGATGATTCCGGCCCTGTCAGGATCGGCTTCACCGTCACCAAAAAGAACGGCAACGCCCCCGAGCGCAATCGCATCCGGCGCCGGCTGCGCGAATTGGTGAAGCGGCTCGATCCGACATCGATGCAGCCTCACCACGATTATGTCCTGGTCGGACGAAGGGACGCGCTCTCGCGCGACTTCGCCACCATGCTCGACGATCTGCGCATAGCGTTCACGAAGCCCGCGCGGCATACGGCCAAAGCGCGCGGCCACAGGCCGGGTCACGCCGCCGCGACCAGCCGCAAACCGGATTGA